The Argopecten irradians isolate NY chromosome 16, Ai_NY, whole genome shotgun sequence genome window below encodes:
- the LOC138310395 gene encoding hyaluronan mediated motility receptor-like isoform X1, which translates to MLKASYPMSVSPWQHGVLESTEWLLPHVSSNSTRSLTFHTFSGFRSDKVGKYPKQVEVERLPFVVNLDKPSKQKDLLENSESFSERWTKYPRNKVEVTKSLMSNLEKDKRTKESDESLTRTQNVESKTNISMEEDNRSSNGADGEIICQDSESQSIKNDEDPRKLLVNYLSTPSTMRVSFQSGAGSPARMHRPKTAASILSGSPRSECDRVFQVEHEPTRRHNLETHIPHKRSAKAPPWMKNVEPPMVPCVVAPGYLLSRSKSKFAVTIKDEFFDPVVEEAQKKQANNERDSLIGQLQQQISDLTLYLEEERLNHRQSKQKAEDFLKDKMEEMNNHHKDNIRELQEDQKEEIEKLTNTLSVEHNQYRITTEAQITKMKKEIEFLQGAFESYKSSLHEEMNEKWHKREEDLNAELEEQKLNSLHEFKAKMMQEKNSERISSGKEHARQMDNLRREHKKELDSVIRRFSNVAADLERLKKTTAELKEVKAEMEQVKIAYDSTCQQMANTTRELADARVKLMSYEEQFEDKVSGVDEKYKKKINDLMTQNIELRRLYVEKCEELYNEKVLGETTRAARVSSAKEVMHSMIKSKHKANVSLSPAVQPPHETNQSKPERPGSAPITRAETDSAQQFAGKFEDLLRQEAEDDAIPSPSVILQADSEEVERMRKSLLENIMEEVKETQETTQEEENEKEEEQKDGQEESVPVKIF; encoded by the exons ATGCTGAAAGCATCCTATCCTATGTCTGTGTCGCCATGGCAACATGGAGTTTTGGAGTCAACTGAGTGGTTGTTACCACATGTAAGCAGTAACAGCACACGATCATTAACTTTTCACACATTCAGTGGGTTTCGATCGGACAAAGTGGGAAAATATCCAAAACAGGTGGAAGTGGAGAGGCTACCCTTTGTTGTGAATTTAGATAAGCCTTCAAAACAAAAAGATTTATTGGAAAATTCTGAAAGCTTTTCAGAAAGATGGACAAAATACCCAAGGAATAAAGTTGAGGTGACCAAGTCTTTAATGTCGAATCTAGAAAAAGACAAAAGAACTAAGGAATCGGATGAATCTTTGACAAGAACACAAAATGTGGAATCAAAGACAAATATATCTATGGAAGAAGACAATAGGTCAAGTAATGGTGCAGATGGAGAAATTATTTGTCAGGATTCTGAATCTCAGTCGATTAAAAATGATGAAGATCCTAGAAAATTACTTGTTAATTACTT ATCAACCCCTTCTACCATGAGGGTTTCTTTTCAAAGTGGAGCAGGATCTCCAGCAAGAATGCATCGTCCTAAGACAGCAGCATCCATTTTATCTGGGTCACCACGGTCAGA GTGTGACCGGGTATTCCAGGTAGAACATGAGCCGACACGGAGACACAACCTTGAGACACACATACCCCACAAACGCTCTGCCAAAGCACCACCATGGATGAAAAATGTAGAg CCCCCTATGGTGCCTTGTGTTGTTGCCCCCGGATATCTTCTCTCCCGAAGTAAAAGTAAATTTGCAGTCACAATCAAAGATGAATTTTTCGATCCAGTTGTGGAGGAAGCACAG aaaaaacaAGCCAACAATGAAAG GGATTCCCTGATTGGTCAACTACAGCAACAGATATCAGATCTCACATTGTACCTGGAGGAAGAGAGACTTAACCATCGACAGAGCAAACAAAAG GCAGAAGACTTTCTCAAAGACAAAATGGAAGAAATGAACAATCACCACAAAGATAATATCAG AGAACTACAGGAAGACCAAAAGGAGGAGATAGAAAAACTAACAAACACACTGAGTGTGGAGCACAACCAGTATAGAATAACAACGGAAGCTCAGATCA CCAAGATGAAAAAGGAAATAGAGTTTCTACAAGGGGCATTTGAATCCTACAAAAGTTCACTTCATgaagaaatgaatgaaaaatggcATAAACGTGAAGAAGACTTGAATGCTGAACTGGAGGAACAAAAACTGAACTCCCTCCATGAATTCA AGGCCAAGATGATGCAAGAGAAGAATTCAGAGAGGATATCGTCAGGGAAGGAGCACGCTCGTCAGATGGACAATCTACGCAGGGAACACAAAAAGGAGTTAGAT TCAGTGATCAGGAGGTTTTCAAATGTGGCTGCTGACTTGGAGCGACTCAAGAAAACCACAGCAGAACTAAAG GAGGTGAAGGCAGAAATGGAGCAAGTAAAAATCGCCTACGATTCAACTTGTCAACAGATGGCCAACACTACACGAGAACTTGCCGATGct AGAGTCAAACTGATGTCTTATGAAGAACAGTTCGAGGACAAAGTGTCTGGTGTGGATgaaaagtacaaaaagaaaATCAACGATTTGATGACACAGAACATAGAACTGCG ACGATTGTATGTAGAAAAATGTGAAGAATtatacaatgaaaaagtattgggTGAAACAACACGTGCAGCAAGGGTCTCGTCAGCAAAGGAagtcatgcat tcaATGATAAAGTCTAAACACAAAGCTAATGTTAGTCTTAGCCCTGCTGTTCAACCTCCCCACGAAACAAATCAGTCGAAACCAGAGCGACCAGGGAGTGCTCCAATTACAAGGGCGGAAACGGACAGTGCTCAGCAATTCGCTGGCAAATTTGAGGATCTGTTGAGGCAGGAAGCCGAGGATGACGCTATCCCTAGTCCGTCTGTGATCCTTCAGGCCGATAGTGAGGAAGTGGAAAGGATGAGGAAGTCTCTGCTAGAGAACATCATGGAGGAGGTGAAGGAAACACAGGAAACAACGCAAGAAGAGGAGAACGAAAAAGAGGAAGAACAAAAGGACGGACAGGAGGAGTCTGTACCTGTTAAAATCTTTTAG
- the LOC138310395 gene encoding flagellum-associated coiled-coil domain-containing protein 1-like isoform X2, with the protein MSADVLGYPARPSSRVGMYQADSFSKTTHSSSDSGSHIKRPRSTPSTMRVSFQSGAGSPARMHRPKTAASILSGSPRSECDRVFQVEHEPTRRHNLETHIPHKRSAKAPPWMKNVEPPMVPCVVAPGYLLSRSKSKFAVTIKDEFFDPVVEEAQKKQANNERDSLIGQLQQQISDLTLYLEEERLNHRQSKQKAEDFLKDKMEEMNNHHKDNIRELQEDQKEEIEKLTNTLSVEHNQYRITTEAQITKMKKEIEFLQGAFESYKSSLHEEMNEKWHKREEDLNAELEEQKLNSLHEFKAKMMQEKNSERISSGKEHARQMDNLRREHKKELDSVIRRFSNVAADLERLKKTTAELKEVKAEMEQVKIAYDSTCQQMANTTRELADARVKLMSYEEQFEDKVSGVDEKYKKKINDLMTQNIELRRLYVEKCEELYNEKVLGETTRAARVSSAKEVMHSMIKSKHKANVSLSPAVQPPHETNQSKPERPGSAPITRAETDSAQQFAGKFEDLLRQEAEDDAIPSPSVILQADSEEVERMRKSLLENIMEEVKETQETTQEEENEKEEEQKDGQEESVPVKIF; encoded by the exons ATCAACCCCTTCTACCATGAGGGTTTCTTTTCAAAGTGGAGCAGGATCTCCAGCAAGAATGCATCGTCCTAAGACAGCAGCATCCATTTTATCTGGGTCACCACGGTCAGA GTGTGACCGGGTATTCCAGGTAGAACATGAGCCGACACGGAGACACAACCTTGAGACACACATACCCCACAAACGCTCTGCCAAAGCACCACCATGGATGAAAAATGTAGAg CCCCCTATGGTGCCTTGTGTTGTTGCCCCCGGATATCTTCTCTCCCGAAGTAAAAGTAAATTTGCAGTCACAATCAAAGATGAATTTTTCGATCCAGTTGTGGAGGAAGCACAG aaaaaacaAGCCAACAATGAAAG GGATTCCCTGATTGGTCAACTACAGCAACAGATATCAGATCTCACATTGTACCTGGAGGAAGAGAGACTTAACCATCGACAGAGCAAACAAAAG GCAGAAGACTTTCTCAAAGACAAAATGGAAGAAATGAACAATCACCACAAAGATAATATCAG AGAACTACAGGAAGACCAAAAGGAGGAGATAGAAAAACTAACAAACACACTGAGTGTGGAGCACAACCAGTATAGAATAACAACGGAAGCTCAGATCA CCAAGATGAAAAAGGAAATAGAGTTTCTACAAGGGGCATTTGAATCCTACAAAAGTTCACTTCATgaagaaatgaatgaaaaatggcATAAACGTGAAGAAGACTTGAATGCTGAACTGGAGGAACAAAAACTGAACTCCCTCCATGAATTCA AGGCCAAGATGATGCAAGAGAAGAATTCAGAGAGGATATCGTCAGGGAAGGAGCACGCTCGTCAGATGGACAATCTACGCAGGGAACACAAAAAGGAGTTAGAT TCAGTGATCAGGAGGTTTTCAAATGTGGCTGCTGACTTGGAGCGACTCAAGAAAACCACAGCAGAACTAAAG GAGGTGAAGGCAGAAATGGAGCAAGTAAAAATCGCCTACGATTCAACTTGTCAACAGATGGCCAACACTACACGAGAACTTGCCGATGct AGAGTCAAACTGATGTCTTATGAAGAACAGTTCGAGGACAAAGTGTCTGGTGTGGATgaaaagtacaaaaagaaaATCAACGATTTGATGACACAGAACATAGAACTGCG ACGATTGTATGTAGAAAAATGTGAAGAATtatacaatgaaaaagtattgggTGAAACAACACGTGCAGCAAGGGTCTCGTCAGCAAAGGAagtcatgcat tcaATGATAAAGTCTAAACACAAAGCTAATGTTAGTCTTAGCCCTGCTGTTCAACCTCCCCACGAAACAAATCAGTCGAAACCAGAGCGACCAGGGAGTGCTCCAATTACAAGGGCGGAAACGGACAGTGCTCAGCAATTCGCTGGCAAATTTGAGGATCTGTTGAGGCAGGAAGCCGAGGATGACGCTATCCCTAGTCCGTCTGTGATCCTTCAGGCCGATAGTGAGGAAGTGGAAAGGATGAGGAAGTCTCTGCTAGAGAACATCATGGAGGAGGTGAAGGAAACACAGGAAACAACGCAAGAAGAGGAGAACGAAAAAGAGGAAGAACAAAAGGACGGACAGGAGGAGTCTGTACCTGTTAAAATCTTTTAG
- the LOC138310395 gene encoding flagellum-associated coiled-coil domain-containing protein 1-like isoform X3 — protein sequence MTASVVQTKRYQLYPFSESRSTPSTMRVSFQSGAGSPARMHRPKTAASILSGSPRSECDRVFQVEHEPTRRHNLETHIPHKRSAKAPPWMKNVEPPMVPCVVAPGYLLSRSKSKFAVTIKDEFFDPVVEEAQKKQANNERDSLIGQLQQQISDLTLYLEEERLNHRQSKQKAEDFLKDKMEEMNNHHKDNIRELQEDQKEEIEKLTNTLSVEHNQYRITTEAQITKMKKEIEFLQGAFESYKSSLHEEMNEKWHKREEDLNAELEEQKLNSLHEFKAKMMQEKNSERISSGKEHARQMDNLRREHKKELDSVIRRFSNVAADLERLKKTTAELKEVKAEMEQVKIAYDSTCQQMANTTRELADARVKLMSYEEQFEDKVSGVDEKYKKKINDLMTQNIELRRLYVEKCEELYNEKVLGETTRAARVSSAKEVMHSMIKSKHKANVSLSPAVQPPHETNQSKPERPGSAPITRAETDSAQQFAGKFEDLLRQEAEDDAIPSPSVILQADSEEVERMRKSLLENIMEEVKETQETTQEEENEKEEEQKDGQEESVPVKIF from the exons ATCAACCCCTTCTACCATGAGGGTTTCTTTTCAAAGTGGAGCAGGATCTCCAGCAAGAATGCATCGTCCTAAGACAGCAGCATCCATTTTATCTGGGTCACCACGGTCAGA GTGTGACCGGGTATTCCAGGTAGAACATGAGCCGACACGGAGACACAACCTTGAGACACACATACCCCACAAACGCTCTGCCAAAGCACCACCATGGATGAAAAATGTAGAg CCCCCTATGGTGCCTTGTGTTGTTGCCCCCGGATATCTTCTCTCCCGAAGTAAAAGTAAATTTGCAGTCACAATCAAAGATGAATTTTTCGATCCAGTTGTGGAGGAAGCACAG aaaaaacaAGCCAACAATGAAAG GGATTCCCTGATTGGTCAACTACAGCAACAGATATCAGATCTCACATTGTACCTGGAGGAAGAGAGACTTAACCATCGACAGAGCAAACAAAAG GCAGAAGACTTTCTCAAAGACAAAATGGAAGAAATGAACAATCACCACAAAGATAATATCAG AGAACTACAGGAAGACCAAAAGGAGGAGATAGAAAAACTAACAAACACACTGAGTGTGGAGCACAACCAGTATAGAATAACAACGGAAGCTCAGATCA CCAAGATGAAAAAGGAAATAGAGTTTCTACAAGGGGCATTTGAATCCTACAAAAGTTCACTTCATgaagaaatgaatgaaaaatggcATAAACGTGAAGAAGACTTGAATGCTGAACTGGAGGAACAAAAACTGAACTCCCTCCATGAATTCA AGGCCAAGATGATGCAAGAGAAGAATTCAGAGAGGATATCGTCAGGGAAGGAGCACGCTCGTCAGATGGACAATCTACGCAGGGAACACAAAAAGGAGTTAGAT TCAGTGATCAGGAGGTTTTCAAATGTGGCTGCTGACTTGGAGCGACTCAAGAAAACCACAGCAGAACTAAAG GAGGTGAAGGCAGAAATGGAGCAAGTAAAAATCGCCTACGATTCAACTTGTCAACAGATGGCCAACACTACACGAGAACTTGCCGATGct AGAGTCAAACTGATGTCTTATGAAGAACAGTTCGAGGACAAAGTGTCTGGTGTGGATgaaaagtacaaaaagaaaATCAACGATTTGATGACACAGAACATAGAACTGCG ACGATTGTATGTAGAAAAATGTGAAGAATtatacaatgaaaaagtattgggTGAAACAACACGTGCAGCAAGGGTCTCGTCAGCAAAGGAagtcatgcat tcaATGATAAAGTCTAAACACAAAGCTAATGTTAGTCTTAGCCCTGCTGTTCAACCTCCCCACGAAACAAATCAGTCGAAACCAGAGCGACCAGGGAGTGCTCCAATTACAAGGGCGGAAACGGACAGTGCTCAGCAATTCGCTGGCAAATTTGAGGATCTGTTGAGGCAGGAAGCCGAGGATGACGCTATCCCTAGTCCGTCTGTGATCCTTCAGGCCGATAGTGAGGAAGTGGAAAGGATGAGGAAGTCTCTGCTAGAGAACATCATGGAGGAGGTGAAGGAAACACAGGAAACAACGCAAGAAGAGGAGAACGAAAAAGAGGAAGAACAAAAGGACGGACAGGAGGAGTCTGTACCTGTTAAAATCTTTTAG